In Labeo rohita strain BAU-BD-2019 chromosome 8, IGBB_LRoh.1.0, whole genome shotgun sequence, the genomic window aataataaatacattaattaattaaaaaaaaaaaaaaaaaaaaaaaaaaaaaaaaagcaaacatacTTTCAACACAGTTTCTGCATGTAAAACAGTTATGAAGACCATTAGGCTCACTAATGAATGTTCCTGGAGCGCAGGGTTTGCATGTGGTGCTCAAATCACCACTACAGTCACTGCGAACTATTGATCCTACAAACATaaagacataaacataaacataatcttGGGGTGGGAAGACAGCCAAGGTAATAATGCATATGATACACATTATGCCATTTATAGTTTTAAACAGCATGTAGTTACAAGTGATTCTGATGGCAGAATTTAGCAAGTGTATTAAAATGTCTATACCGGCTATAAAGCAAAAATCAAAGCATACATGTATAATGACAAGAAACAATTCTGCATATTATCACGAATATATAATCTAACACGTGTTGCATTTAGGTATTTTCATACGTGATGCAGAGATTCGATGACTATTCAAAACACGTTTACTCTGACTCTATATGCTTTATCTGAAACCCTATATATAACACATGCTTCACCATTGACGTTAAGAGAGAAGCAAGTTTTGCGTGCGTTGCTCTGAGATGTTGTAATTGatgttaatataaattattactgAGGTCACAGCATTTCGCAGGTTACTTCTTTGGCGTTTTTATGACGTAACATACAGGGCATGGATGGGCGCAGAAAGAAGATAACACCCCTTACCAACCGTGATGGAAAACTGCGTAATATGAGGACACTAGCCAGAAGAAAAACGAGCACTCAGCTGTGACAGCGAGGTAAGATTTCAGCAGTGAATGCATAGGTAAATAACttttatctaaatatatattttgaagaaaattgtatataaatactatACACCCTGATTATTGCTACAATTGCATACACTTTTTATCTTCAATTGTtatataagtaatatattaaacaacaataaaactatataatcataataaatactaaaactaataaataataaaactaaatctaattaaaatatactttccAGACAGCTTTATTAATCAGAAATGAAACGTGtaagtgtattttaaatgcGTCACAATGTGCCTCATATATCTGGTGTAAATGGGCGTTACTTTTAGGTATTTTTGAAACACAATGGGTAAAAAAAGAGTTTAATGTtgtacattgttaaaatatcaaTGTTAGTATCACTTACATAAGATCTGTTTTATGATTAGTGAACTTACCAATATTGCACATTGGGCAACACTCTCCAACAGCTGATTCATATTCACTCTGGCCACAAGCTTTTCCAAATGGGGGAAGTGTACAAAGAACTGTTAGGAAAAAGAATCCGCCAATTTAAGTACCAACTGCgcttttttaaactattatgATTTCATGGACAAAAGTGAATGTTTAATGAAAGTTTCATTTTCGATTTTTCGATCGTTAGGAGTAGTCTTCCCTCTTTATTCTTACTAATTAAATGGTGTTTTGACTTCTAAAAGGACAACAACCGGATAATACAGCTCTTCGTCTTACCGAAAATGAGGAAAACAACGTCGTTCTCATGTCGTATAGCTTGTAAAAACTCCTCCATCTTTGTCCTTGGTTTAAACCGCCATTTTGTGTCCAGTTTTGAGCGCCGCGCCCACAAGCGCAGTATTGATGCGCATAAGTTTTAACACTTTGACAATTTTTTAATACTCAATGTATTCTTGAAGACATCTATAGAATGAAAAAGGACGGCGTGATTTAGCTTGTACAGTAGTGCAAGTAAACAACTCGAATAACCATTATAATGATCACAtttcatcatcataatcatcacATTACATCTTCATCTTGTATTTCACatgcgcgcgcacacacacacacacacacaggctgcGACGTGGCCAGTGGCCATGTTCTCTTGACTGCAGTTGATGTTGTAATCAGTCCATCCATGGTCACTTCATTGCGGATTTACTTTGCAGAAAGGAAGCTGGTTGGTCACTGATTCTTTGTGATAAATGGCTTATAAACACAAGGTCataattgtagtttttattatttacatttaaaacaatattcatAAAATCAACATGTCCTTAATGTCAGCAtatacttttgtttttcagatggGAAACCCTCTGTTGTGATTCTGTGGAAAGAAAAGCACAATCATTTGTTGATGTGCTTAGTCATCATAAAATCAACTTGTGTAATGCATTTTTCCACAATAGTATTTTAAGTTCACTGTACTACTTGTGTTATTCATGTGACCATATGTCAAGCAATGAAAGGTTCTAGACTATAGTGACAGTGACTAAAGTGATCTTTTTAACAGATGAAGCAGAGATGTGGTTTTAACTGATCAGTCAGTTTTATAATTTAGATTCAGTTTTAATGACAGACATATATGGAAAAATAGAAAGTGATATTATATAGGCCTGTTATCTTAGATTGGCCTGATTGAAAGCcctctcaaaaacacaaaacaaacactaaaatcaATAAAAGGACACATACAAACATGATTTGatacatttatacttttatgAAAACCTTAACCATTTGTAAAAGGTATCATTACAGATGTTTGTGTGGTATTCTTCTTATGTTGTTTTGACTGTAGGTGCCACCAGCATGTGCCGCTTCAAGTGATTTGAAAGAGCAAATCATTTTGCAAAGCTCTTGGTTTGCAAACTCTGATTCAGAGTTTAGAAAAGGTTTTCTCTACACAAGTCTAGACAGCAATATCTGATTATAATTAcatgaaaatcattttattattaattaaataattgtcatgcaataaaaaaaataagtcaacTTTAAGTAagtcattttgtttcttttgtcatttagtttcttttgttttttaaagaaaaatcaatgctgaaaaataaatggtTGTCATTTGTAGATTCTGCAGCATAGATTCTGAAGTGTTGGGACCTTTACTAGCAAGCCATTTTTTAAAGCAAGAACAggtttcatatataatatattataaaacaataaatttaatataatataatgatccTATTGATCAACTGTTGGCTCTTACCTGTTAATACTGGTTAATCAAAATAGGCCCAACTGATTCTGCcatttctttaattaattaattaattaattaattaattatagcTTTATGTACTGTCAGTTTGAAGACTACATCAATATTTTAGTAAGGTGCTTCCTATTATAatgctattttaaatgttttactgcaTTAATAAAGAACTTACCGATTCATCATCCTCAGTTGCTTGTTGTGGTGTGTAAGAGACACCTACAATATAAAAGGTATTAGCACTGCTAATGTTAATTACAGTAACAtgttaaaattagcatttagtGCAATTTTATTGTAGGAATTTAGTTCTTACTTTTGTCTGAGCGCCGTGCTTTATGTTTTCTGTACATGATCAATGCTATTAATGCCATAATTACAGCTACAAGACACGTAATTGTGACTCCAACTATAAGACCAACTGAAGTTGCTTTCTGACATTCAGCATCAGAGGATGTTGTTCCTGCTTTTATTTCTGTAAGTCCCATAGTCTCACATCTAAAGATATTTAATTCAGCAATATTAGTATATCCAGTTTTAGTAATCTTTAAATGAAATTTGTAAATCTGTGGGCACTTCTTACTTTGAATGTTGTAGGCAGGCCATTAAAGAGCCATTTGAATAAGTTCCATCTGTGCAGTCAGCACATACAGtatcagtaaatgctgttcctGTAAAAATATTGAGATTGAATCAGATATCCAttttattaaaactgtttttgcgtAATTACTAGGGTAAAATACATGagctaaaatacattttgcatgcattttgtccCTTTTTTATTCTATAATTGAGTATAAATACACTTAcctgtttgtttaataaattgtcCAGGTTTACATTCAGTGTGTTCCGCTGCCAATGCACAGGAgtctttatttagtttaatgcAATGGAATCCTTCCTGTGCTTCACAAATTGTATCTGCAGAGCGTGTGCAGGCCTTTTTCACTTTTAAGTGTTGGACTGTGgacacaaaaacaaagcaactaATCATATTGAAAGTGTAAATACATGATTAGACAGTGCTTccttattacaatttaaaaaaaaaagttattgggCACGCACCTGTATCACACACAGTgcaggaaaaacattttatgagtCCATTGGGTTCGTCTGTGAAAGTTGATGCAGGACAAGGAACACATGTTGTACTAGTATCTACAGTACAATGCCAATAAACACGGTTCCCTATAAGAAAAGTAAAacgcatttttttctttaaagattaCATACAGTATCATACaaacatacactcttaaaaataaaggtgcttcatgatgcaataaccttttttgtctaaatggttccataaacaACCTTTAACAACTGAAGatcctttctgtttcacaaaaggttctttgtggtgaaagaaagttcttcagattataaaaaggtaagaaagagatggttctttaaagaacctttgactgaatggttctttgtggaaccaa contains:
- the LOC127169835 gene encoding tumor necrosis factor receptor superfamily member 14-like, which gives rise to MDMLLPRTIISTIAVIMAANFELCFCGCARAEYYIDGECCPMCAPGNRVYWHCTVDTSTTCVPCPASTFTDEPNGLIKCFSCTVCDTVQHLKVKKACTRSADTICEAQEGFHCIKLNKDSCALAAEHTECKPGQFIKQTGTAFTDTVCADCTDGTYSNGSLMACLQHSKCETMGLTEIKAGTTSSDAECQKATSVGLIVGVTITCLVAVIMALIALIMYRKHKARRSDKSVSYTPQQATEDDESNHNRGFPI